The proteins below are encoded in one region of Treponema primitia ZAS-1:
- a CDS encoding ATP-binding protein: MSIRLKVMSIIIGISIIIVAFGTSSGMISILTHLNSSIETDMTKIAEIADRLVSGELDLLKTNAERVTIYLVDAPEDQLEEILQEEANTQREFTSLTIFNREGIIAAYGPDPAPVELINSEYMQRAFSGISSVSTTRYDSQGNLFFYVCAPIGTDRVLAATVPGMFFNDLLSAFTIWQTGHIFIDDQEGYILANRRAEWVQERRNFIELAKTDSAYTEIAKMVSLMIRGETGVRRFFLDGVERLCAYRPISGSVSGWTLGVIAPIRESALTNVANGMIMTGIISVLLSIIAAFFASGIIEKPYAAANNMLKTLEYRTKVLHTTNDAAAVLLQSDVDRFVEALHTCMDMFSHCVGVDRMRIWENSTVNGKLYCSQLYEWSEGAEPQQGKAITKNIPYSENIPGWEEKLSAGQCINGIVRTFSDAERGQLSPQGIISILVIPIYFHEHFWGFVVYDDCHKERIFSTDEENLLRSGGLLIADAILRNQMTVDLVQAREAALSSNEAKSRFLANTSHEMRTPLNAIIGFSEMILESEELGGENLKNLEKIHNAGMTLLGTVNDVLDISKIESGKFEIIPVVYDTPSLINDTVTLNIMRIADKPIIFELHLDENIPQKLFGDELRIKQIFNNLLSNAFKYTREGRVDWYLSSEKDGGSVWIISRVSDTGIGIKPEDIEKLYSDYNQVDTKSNRSIEGTGLGLSITRKIVTMMDGTISVESEYGKGSTFMVRLRQNFIEDNPIGKELADRLKGFRFIDDRRKQNSQIIRIQLPYAKVLVVDDVQTNLDVAKGMMKPYGMQIDCVTNGPDAIDLIRQKEITYNAIFMDHMMPGMDGMEVVRIIREEIGTEYAKNIPIIALTANAITGNEEMFLAHGFQAFLPKPIDIMRLDQVINHWVRDKNLEAALPVVRPREEEHKTQEGPLIPGNTVIEGLDLQNGLERFGGDHESYIKVLKSWTSNTPSLLEQLRVYTPETLPAYAIVVHGIKSSCYGISAQTTGAQAESLEHASKAGDLDFVQKNNDTFIKATEKLIADLSALLLSLETENPKPRKPEPDKETLTALLEACKTLNIDGIDTAIEDLERFSYDSGADLVEWLRHQINTSGFTEIEERLEKL; encoded by the coding sequence ATGTCAATCCGCTTGAAAGTTATGAGTATCATCATCGGTATCTCAATTATAATCGTAGCCTTTGGTACCAGTTCCGGTATGATCTCTATCCTGACCCACCTGAACAGCTCTATTGAAACTGATATGACAAAAATTGCTGAAATTGCGGATCGTCTGGTTTCCGGCGAACTAGACCTCCTAAAAACCAATGCCGAACGGGTGACAATATATTTGGTTGATGCGCCCGAAGACCAGTTAGAAGAGATCCTGCAGGAAGAAGCCAATACCCAGAGAGAATTCACTTCCCTGACTATTTTTAACCGGGAAGGGATCATCGCAGCCTACGGTCCGGACCCTGCCCCGGTGGAGCTTATAAACAGTGAATATATGCAGCGGGCCTTTAGCGGAATAAGTTCCGTCAGTACCACCCGTTACGATTCCCAGGGCAACTTATTTTTCTATGTTTGTGCACCCATTGGTACGGATCGGGTACTCGCCGCCACCGTACCGGGAATGTTTTTTAACGATCTGCTTTCAGCGTTTACCATCTGGCAAACCGGCCACATTTTTATTGATGACCAAGAAGGCTATATTCTTGCCAACAGACGAGCCGAATGGGTACAGGAGCGCCGGAACTTCATTGAGCTTGCAAAAACCGACAGCGCTTATACGGAAATTGCAAAAATGGTCAGCCTGATGATCCGTGGGGAAACAGGGGTACGTAGATTTTTCCTGGATGGGGTTGAGCGGCTCTGCGCGTACCGGCCGATATCGGGATCCGTATCGGGCTGGACCCTGGGGGTAATTGCCCCCATTAGGGAAAGCGCCTTAACCAATGTGGCAAACGGAATGATCATGACAGGAATAATAAGCGTCCTGCTGAGTATTATAGCTGCCTTCTTCGCTTCCGGCATAATTGAAAAGCCCTACGCTGCCGCCAACAATATGCTTAAAACCCTTGAATATCGGACCAAGGTTCTCCATACCACCAACGATGCCGCAGCGGTACTCTTGCAGTCCGATGTGGATCGTTTCGTAGAGGCCCTTCACACTTGTATGGATATGTTTTCCCATTGTGTGGGGGTTGATCGTATGCGTATCTGGGAAAACTCCACGGTCAACGGAAAATTATACTGTTCCCAGCTCTACGAATGGTCCGAGGGAGCAGAACCGCAGCAGGGTAAGGCAATTACAAAAAATATCCCCTACAGTGAAAATATCCCCGGCTGGGAAGAAAAGCTTTCCGCAGGGCAGTGCATCAATGGCATAGTGCGTACCTTTTCTGATGCAGAACGGGGCCAGCTTTCCCCTCAGGGGATCATTTCAATCCTGGTCATCCCCATTTATTTTCACGAGCATTTTTGGGGGTTCGTGGTCTACGACGACTGCCATAAGGAGCGGATATTCTCCACCGATGAGGAAAACCTCCTCCGCTCCGGGGGCCTTCTCATTGCCGATGCCATACTGCGAAACCAGATGACCGTAGATCTGGTGCAGGCCAGGGAAGCGGCGCTTTCCAGCAACGAAGCGAAGAGCCGTTTCCTTGCCAATACCAGCCATGAGATGCGGACTCCCCTGAATGCCATAATCGGTTTCAGTGAAATGATCCTTGAGTCAGAGGAACTAGGCGGTGAAAATTTAAAAAATCTGGAGAAGATCCACAATGCCGGGATGACCCTTCTGGGAACGGTCAATGATGTGCTGGATATCTCTAAAATAGAATCGGGAAAGTTTGAAATAATTCCTGTAGTGTATGACACTCCCAGCCTTATCAATGATACGGTCACCCTCAATATTATGCGCATCGCCGATAAGCCCATCATCTTTGAACTGCACCTTGATGAAAACATTCCCCAAAAACTTTTTGGAGATGAACTGCGGATCAAGCAGATCTTTAACAATCTGCTGAGCAATGCCTTTAAATACACCAGGGAAGGCCGGGTTGACTGGTACCTTTCGTCTGAAAAAGACGGCGGTAGTGTATGGATTATTTCCAGGGTTTCCGACACCGGTATTGGTATAAAGCCGGAGGACATAGAGAAACTCTACTCCGATTACAATCAGGTGGATACCAAAAGCAACCGTTCCATTGAGGGAACCGGCCTTGGTCTTTCCATCACGAGAAAAATTGTGACGATGATGGACGGAACAATTTCGGTGGAAAGCGAATACGGCAAGGGGAGTACTTTCATGGTACGCCTGCGCCAGAATTTTATAGAGGACAATCCCATTGGAAAGGAACTTGCCGATCGACTCAAGGGGTTTAGATTTATTGATGACCGGCGCAAGCAAAATTCCCAGATTATACGGATTCAGTTACCCTATGCAAAGGTACTGGTGGTAGATGATGTTCAAACAAACCTGGATGTAGCCAAGGGAATGATGAAACCCTATGGTATGCAGATAGACTGTGTCACCAACGGTCCCGATGCCATTGATCTTATCCGCCAGAAGGAAATCACGTACAATGCCATTTTTATGGACCACATGATGCCCGGAATGGACGGTATGGAAGTAGTACGCATCATCCGCGAGGAAATCGGTACCGAGTATGCAAAAAATATTCCCATCATCGCCCTTACCGCAAACGCTATCACCGGAAATGAAGAAATGTTTTTAGCCCACGGATTCCAGGCCTTCCTTCCCAAGCCCATTGATATTATGCGCCTGGACCAGGTGATCAACCATTGGGTACGGGACAAAAATCTCGAAGCGGCATTGCCCGTTGTGCGTCCCCGAGAGGAGGAACATAAAACACAGGAAGGGCCGCTCATTCCAGGGAACACCGTCATTGAAGGTTTGGATTTACAAAACGGCCTGGAACGTTTCGGCGGCGATCATGAATCGTATATCAAGGTCCTTAAATCTTGGACAAGCAATACCCCATCCCTGCTGGAACAACTGCGGGTGTATACTCCGGAAACCCTGCCGGCATACGCGATTGTGGTACACGGTATAAAGAGCAGCTGTTACGGCATAAGCGCCCAAACTACGGGCGCCCAGGCCGAATCCCTGGAACATGCGTCGAAGGCCGGGGACCTTGACTTTGTACAGAAGAATAACGATACCTTTATAAAGGCAACAGAAAAACTAATCGCCGATCTATCCGCCCTGCTGCTGAGCCTGGAAACGGAAAACCCAAAACCCCGGAAGCCCGAGCCCGATAAGGAAACTCTAACTGCGCTGCTTGAGGCCTGCAAAACCCTGAATATTGACGGTATAGATACTGCCATAGAGGACCTGGAACGTTTTTCCTATGATTCCGGTGCGGATCTGGTTGAATGGCTGCGGCATCAGATAAATACATCGGGCTTCACCGAGATAGAGGAACGGCTGGAAAAATTATAG
- a CDS encoding isoamylase, translating into MKKNIILMLLVVIIGNIEAIDTESYQFINHLLTIPAPGAPEIFDDGVIFTSPSTHRRVGIAFAHEGFSRVYWFQKLLKAKDELTPQEAKSKNIEDQYRDSGILFHVYTVPPEIRELEYRLVIDGLWTTDPLNPQYRIDQKSGIVRSMIAMPEIQKVPTAFDGPPGTLTFNFQAPSGESVTVGGSFNGWDPFMYELRETRVGYYSLTLPLPPGTYHYVFFHRGQRILDPFNHNRVYTNEGMAATEAIVR; encoded by the coding sequence ATGAAAAAGAATATAATTCTGATGCTCCTTGTTGTGATTATCGGCAATATAGAAGCCATTGATACAGAATCTTACCAATTTATCAACCATCTCCTGACCATTCCGGCTCCCGGGGCGCCGGAAATTTTTGATGATGGGGTAATTTTTACCTCCCCCTCCACCCATCGCCGGGTGGGGATTGCCTTTGCCCACGAGGGCTTTTCCCGGGTCTATTGGTTTCAAAAACTATTGAAGGCCAAGGATGAATTGACCCCACAGGAAGCAAAAAGCAAGAATATCGAGGATCAATACCGGGATTCGGGGATACTCTTCCATGTCTATACAGTACCACCGGAGATCCGGGAACTGGAATACCGTCTGGTTATCGACGGCCTGTGGACCACCGACCCTCTGAACCCCCAATACCGGATAGATCAGAAGTCCGGCATAGTCCGTTCGATGATAGCGATGCCGGAAATTCAGAAGGTCCCCACCGCCTTTGACGGCCCCCCGGGTACCCTCACCTTCAATTTCCAGGCGCCCTCCGGGGAGAGCGTTACCGTAGGGGGCTCTTTTAACGGCTGGGACCCCTTTATGTATGAACTAAGGGAAACACGGGTGGGCTACTATTCCCTTACCCTCCCCCTGCCCCCGGGAACCTACCACTACGTATTCTTCCACCGCGGCCAGCGCATCCTGGATCCCTTTAACCACAATCGGGTCTACACCAATGAGGGAATGGCTGCCACAGAAGCGATAGTACGATAA
- the flcA gene encoding periplasmic flagellar collar protein FlcA, whose protein sequence is MPGEGELNLDAEFPDFGGDAAVSGEEVAAADVPDTDELALDADFPGFESSTESQSASGEAGDEVGDDFGAMNGLLDGLTDDIETGQAEEPTTEADFGDAFPDMVDMNPEEGGEAEGEFPDPDIGLDLSQEGDAGIDPFDGFSPDGGEAGLSSDEGKDTGPGSSDMDNFTLPGIDDLFGGNAPKIAGMETGAAAGGPISPAEEVVEEIRLSEGDFDRLRNTLSGYPLNLRIAIEEIIAEQAIAPNLMSSLIKLLVRSGSAKEASSLAAKILGKPVPIPKGFEKKTGEELEAEQASFPYIFVHKFLPVLRLFLVIAMLAASLFYLGYEFIYTPVHANSIYKQGYELIPTGSYAQANERFNRAFQLHRQQDWFYKYAEAFRDERQYIYAEEKYDQLLTHYPKDKKGALDYADMETNYLRNYAKADRIIRLNVLEYSIDDREGLLALGDNNLLWGEIDPSRYEEARSAYARLLERYGWQDPIVERMLRYFIRVDNLGEVLPLQQYFMSDPKKRKISAFTLAELGGYLLDKRFEEVRGVPDEHIGQIGNIRDVLIQAVQSDPRLPEAHYHLARYYDHFGNSLEERQTLEIAARAFDIAPQESTQRTRYRLNTQRRLGEMLINSREFFSAEEQLIKGIDIYEDALDRRFLTRSPEFGQLYSDLGDLEYFTKSGNMPQALEYYLLAELNGWAPPEIQYRMGSAYYQQGQWAPALDRFFAVSSTQAPNRRLLNALGNVSYMRGDYFHAQGYYNRLLDLLDTERARFPMLMPNDRPEHLELAERMMVVRNNLAVTLEALTKATGNRNYRSRALGLYTESARAWDSLTRNPDTMLRAGAGDLSTPGMNLAFLNSRNTLYPEPDYEPQLYIQIDKDMLEPSAWEDLVPQDFRLTDVIEPYRPR, encoded by the coding sequence TTGCCCGGTGAGGGTGAGCTTAACCTGGACGCAGAATTCCCCGATTTTGGCGGCGATGCAGCCGTTTCCGGAGAAGAGGTCGCCGCAGCGGACGTACCCGACACAGACGAATTAGCTCTGGACGCCGATTTCCCCGGCTTTGAATCCTCAACTGAATCGCAAAGCGCTTCCGGTGAGGCCGGTGACGAGGTTGGGGATGATTTCGGCGCCATGAATGGTTTATTGGATGGGCTTACCGACGATATTGAGACAGGACAGGCCGAGGAGCCCACTACCGAAGCGGACTTTGGGGATGCTTTCCCCGATATGGTGGATATGAACCCGGAAGAAGGCGGGGAAGCCGAAGGGGAGTTCCCGGATCCGGATATTGGCCTTGATTTGTCGCAGGAGGGTGATGCCGGCATCGATCCCTTTGACGGTTTCAGCCCTGATGGCGGAGAAGCCGGTCTTAGCAGCGATGAGGGAAAGGATACCGGACCGGGTAGTTCCGACATGGATAATTTTACCCTGCCCGGTATTGATGATTTATTCGGCGGTAATGCTCCCAAAATTGCCGGCATGGAAACAGGCGCCGCTGCCGGCGGACCAATATCCCCTGCAGAAGAGGTGGTTGAGGAAATCCGTTTAAGCGAGGGCGATTTTGACCGGCTTCGGAACACCCTCTCCGGCTACCCCTTGAATTTACGGATCGCCATTGAGGAAATAATCGCCGAACAGGCTATCGCGCCGAATCTCATGTCCTCCCTGATTAAGCTGCTGGTTCGGAGCGGGTCCGCTAAGGAAGCCTCTTCCCTGGCAGCAAAAATTCTGGGTAAACCGGTTCCCATTCCCAAGGGATTTGAGAAGAAAACCGGTGAAGAACTGGAGGCGGAACAGGCCAGCTTCCCTTATATTTTTGTCCATAAGTTTCTGCCGGTACTGCGGCTTTTCCTGGTTATTGCCATGTTGGCAGCTTCCCTGTTCTATCTGGGCTATGAATTTATCTATACCCCGGTACACGCAAATTCGATATACAAGCAGGGGTATGAACTTATCCCCACCGGGAGTTATGCCCAGGCAAACGAGCGGTTCAACCGCGCTTTCCAGCTCCACCGTCAGCAGGACTGGTTCTACAAGTACGCCGAAGCGTTCAGGGATGAGCGACAGTATATCTACGCGGAGGAAAAGTACGATCAGCTTCTGACCCATTATCCCAAGGATAAAAAAGGCGCCCTGGATTATGCCGACATGGAAACCAATTACCTGCGGAACTACGCCAAGGCGGATCGAATTATCCGCTTAAATGTTCTGGAGTATTCTATTGATGATAGGGAAGGGCTCCTGGCCCTGGGTGATAACAACCTGCTTTGGGGAGAGATCGATCCTTCCCGTTATGAAGAGGCCCGCAGTGCCTACGCCAGGCTTTTGGAACGGTACGGATGGCAGGATCCCATAGTTGAACGGATGCTGAGGTATTTCATTCGGGTTGACAACCTGGGGGAAGTTCTCCCGTTACAGCAGTACTTTATGTCGGATCCCAAGAAACGGAAAATTTCCGCGTTTACCCTTGCTGAATTGGGCGGATACCTTTTGGATAAACGGTTTGAGGAAGTCCGGGGCGTTCCGGACGAGCATATCGGTCAGATTGGGAATATCCGGGATGTACTGATCCAGGCGGTACAGTCCGACCCGCGTTTACCCGAAGCCCATTATCATCTAGCCCGGTACTATGACCATTTCGGCAACAGCCTGGAAGAACGGCAGACCCTGGAAATAGCCGCCCGGGCCTTTGACATCGCCCCGCAGGAATCTACCCAGCGTACCCGGTACCGCCTGAACACCCAGCGGCGTCTGGGGGAGATGCTTATCAACAGCCGGGAATTTTTCTCCGCCGAAGAACAGCTCATCAAGGGTATTGATATCTATGAAGATGCCCTGGACCGGCGTTTCCTTACCCGTTCCCCCGAATTCGGCCAGCTCTACTCGGATCTGGGAGATCTGGAGTACTTTACCAAGTCGGGGAATATGCCCCAGGCCTTGGAGTACTACCTATTGGCCGAGCTAAATGGCTGGGCCCCCCCGGAGATACAGTACCGTATGGGATCTGCCTATTATCAGCAGGGGCAATGGGCGCCGGCCTTAGACCGGTTCTTCGCAGTTTCGTCAACGCAGGCTCCGAACCGCCGGCTCCTCAATGCCCTGGGAAATGTCTCCTATATGCGCGGCGACTATTTCCACGCCCAGGGCTACTATAACCGCCTCCTGGACCTGCTGGACACCGAACGCGCCCGTTTCCCCATGCTCATGCCCAATGACCGGCCTGAACACCTGGAACTGGCGGAACGGATGATGGTGGTGCGGAACAACCTGGCAGTAACCCTGGAAGCCCTAACCAAGGCCACGGGCAACCGGAATTACCGTTCCCGCGCCCTGGGCCTCTACACCGAATCCGCCCGCGCCTGGGACTCCCTTACCCGCAACCCCGACACCATGCTCCGCGCCGGCGCCGGGGATCTTTCCACCCCCGGGATGAATCTGGCTTTCCTCAACTCCCGGAACACCCTCTATCCCGAACCGGATTACGAACCCCAGCTCTACATCCAGATCGACAAGGACATGCTGGAACCCTCCGCCTGGGAGGACCTGGTCCCCCAGGATTTCCGGCTCACCGACGTGATTGAACCCTACCGGCCGCGGTAA
- the tcmP gene encoding three-Cys-motif partner protein TcmP, with the protein MNKPHSFGGKWTIEKLKILSDYLDFYITALKNQPFKKIYIDAFAGTGEIAVGNTIENIDGSAKLALNAVHKFNSYIFIEKHKRRFAELKTMISKDYSELADQIQLINGDCNDALQVICKNTDWKNNRAVLFLDPYATELKWTTLEIVAKTKVIDLWYLFPLHAAIRMLKNDGRIDQAWKNKLNSIFGDDGWEREFYKPNPQKDLFSDDEDSFIKDADIKSIKQYIYSRLKSIFPAVSENSRILYNSKNSPLFLFCFAVSNDNPKAIGLAIKVADQILKKEVSK; encoded by the coding sequence ATGAATAAACCTCATAGTTTTGGCGGAAAATGGACGATTGAAAAGCTCAAGATACTTTCTGATTATCTTGATTTTTATATTACCGCACTCAAGAATCAGCCATTTAAAAAGATTTATATAGACGCTTTTGCCGGAACCGGAGAAATTGCGGTTGGCAATACTATCGAAAACATTGATGGTTCAGCAAAGCTGGCCTTAAATGCGGTGCATAAATTTAATAGCTACATATTTATAGAGAAGCATAAAAGGCGTTTTGCCGAACTCAAAACGATGATATCCAAAGACTATTCTGAATTAGCCGACCAGATCCAATTAATAAATGGCGATTGTAATGATGCTCTGCAAGTCATCTGTAAAAACACAGACTGGAAAAACAACCGGGCAGTTTTATTTTTAGATCCCTATGCAACAGAATTAAAATGGACAACCCTGGAAATTGTCGCAAAAACAAAAGTAATTGACCTTTGGTATCTATTTCCCCTACACGCTGCTATCAGGATGCTTAAAAACGACGGAAGGATCGATCAGGCATGGAAAAATAAACTCAATTCCATATTTGGAGATGATGGCTGGGAAAGAGAATTTTATAAACCAAATCCGCAGAAGGATTTATTTAGCGATGATGAAGATAGTTTTATAAAAGATGCCGATATAAAATCAATAAAGCAATATATTTATTCAAGATTAAAATCAATATTTCCGGCAGTTTCAGAAAATTCAAGGATTCTCTATAATTCAAAAAACAGCCCCCTGTTCTTGTTCTGTTTTGCCGTTTCCAATGACAATCCCAAAGCAATCGGCCTGGCAATTAAAGTGGCTGATCAAATTTTAAAGAAAGAAGTATCAAAATGA